tcgttttttgaaagtggtgggggggggggggggggggcagactcgtCAAAataatcttgacaagcaaaaaaaaaaaaaaaaaggaaaaaaggttactttccaaaaccctgaaaatcctttttttttcagatggaACAATAGTATGATTGATGTGAAAGTTTACCAAGTGACATATTGGTAAACTCCACTCGAATTCGGGCacgaaatatttgtaaaattctCTCTTTACTAAATATGGTATTAATAAAACTATCctgtatattatacattttaagATTTACCTTAATTTCAATACCGATCAACAGATTTATTTTgtcacaaaacaaaaaagaaaaccaatcaATTAGAAAATTTCCAAACACACCTGGTTTAAACTACTGATCATTGTTTTATCCGATCAAAAGTGGCTATTTGTTGTAAAGAGATTTCGTAGTTACGGAGGGTAACTGGTCCAGTGACCTTCCTATTTCGAAGGTTATCGCGCCACTCTCCACGTGGAATGTAAATGTCACGTGACCTTGAGCCTCGATCTGTGATCGGAGCGACCAGCAATGAGTCTCCGACCAGAAATTCATCGTCACAATTCAGTGCCTCTTCAGCATCAGGTTCTATCCACCACAACGGTCGTATAAGAGGGGCCCCTGAAATTGTAATAATAgatcaatattatttcatcgCTGTATTCTCAAGCAAAAGCATTATTTGGCACATGGATGTACACTCAATGTACACACCTGACTTTTGGGCCTCAGTGGAGGCTTGGTACAGTAGAGGAGTCACGATATCCTCGTGAACTTTGACCATCTCCCTAGCGATCTCTACCACCTCCTCGTCAAAGTCCCAAGGAACAAAGGAAAATTGCATGGAAGGTAGGTAAGCAGAAAGCTGCAACCAGCGAATATAGAGTTCCCTTTCTGGTAAAACAACGTCAATCCCTAGGTTTTCTCCATAGCCGTTCCCGCCTATCATATCCGGAAGAACATAAGGATATCCCAGAATTCCAAGAGTGAGAATTGTGGGTATAAGAGTTTTAAATCCATTCTCATAACCCCAGTTGGACTCTTTATCTCCCATTCGAACAAACACTGGGTGTCTCTGTGATTTGTACCCACAACGGACCTCAATCATATCGCCAAACCTTGAGACCATATCCACGTACAGAGTTGTGAAGAAACCCGGATTTCCTAACCTGTATTTCGTGGAGTAAGATGATGGAAGGTACGTCATCTCACCAGCATCGAACTTGAAGGAGTCAATATGAAACTCGGTTTGCATTTCACGCAGACGTCCGACGAACCATTCTATGGCGTCTTCGTTGGTGACATCGACAATGCCTCCGATACCTTGCCACCACTTCACAAGCGCTGGGACCTTACCGGAGACATCTCGCAACCAATATCCTTTTTCGACTCCTTCCATGAAAGCATCGGAATCTAAATTCGCAAAAGGTGTTATCCAAACTGTTGTTCGGAATCCGTCTGTTTTCAGCTGCTGAACCAATCCTAGAGGGTCAGGAAACTTCTCGGGGTCAAAGTCAAAATCTCCGTATTTTGTTGTGAGTTTATCGTCGATTTCTATTTGACTGTTGGAAAACCCGTGTGATTTTATTTCTGCAGCTAGTTGTAAAACTTTGGTTTGgtttattaaagttttatacCTAGCCCACGTCGACCAAATTGGACTTTTCATCATTCTTTTGTCTGGCATACCACTtggaatatcaaataataaatcatGAACAAAATTTCTTATTTCCCGCACATTTCTCTGCTTgcatattgtataattaagtGTTATATACTCCGACATAGCTCTTGGAAAGTGCGGCTCCTGATATTTTGCCTGAAGACACAAAAGGCGCGATTTCTTTTCGTTGATTGCAACATGCAGCGGAGTACTGTCATCGACGAAGAGCCCAACTCCTTTAGAGTTAATCCAGTATGGTTCAAGTACGTTGCCAAAAGATGACTTTTCCGGAACGATATCATTTGAAATGAACGGTTGCATCGGCAGGTCCACGTCATTTAGAGGCCATCTCTGTGTGTGCAATTCTGCCCCACCGTACCAAGCGGCACCATCTAGTGGAATACACGAGGTTGGAAGTGTGTTCGATGTTGGTCTCGAACTGAAATTCATCTCAAAACATCCATGGCCTTTTAGGGCTTTCCTTTTCACGACTGCTTTAATGGAATCCCCCCACGTCAGGCAAAAGTCGCCTCGAGATTCACGACAGTCGGTCGATGGAAGAGATTTTAGGGAACTCGGGAGGAATTGTTCTATGAATTTGACTCCGTTTTCCGTGATGGCCAGACTGACAGAATCCTCGTTATACACTAGTTTTCTTCTCACGGCTCCACAACCGTCTGCATCACAGTAGTCACCGCTATCCCCCACGTTGTCCCCTCCATCGTTTTGTGTCCCCAATGAGAGGCCAACCAAGAACAACACTATGCTACAGCGTCTAACTATCGGTCCGGTTTGCAACGACATTTTACAGAAGGTTATTAATTACTTCTTTCCGGAGTTGCAACTGCAAAGGAAATATTTAGTGACTGAATGCCAATATCAGATCAGACAAAATAAAGCAATCTAGTTGTAATTTGATCTAATTGCTGTTAGAGGACCCgacataatatacatgtaccttcagtGGTATATAACATCGACTTCAATACTGATACCCCCGTGCCTGTTTACAGAGAACTTTAAATTCTTCAGGTACCATTGGCAGAGACGAGAAGCTAGATCCGCACACTGGTTCGGTATTCAGCACGTCGATTATGTGTGCAAACACGCAATGACAGACACACAAAGAGTAAACCTTAGACGTGTGTAAATACGATAATACGCTTGTAGGACCTTATCTTACCGGAACCCAATATCGCTAGCTTTGCTTTAAAACCCGAGATGTTTGATAGCCACCGGAACTTGAACAGaacattaaaacttttttcctaccaatgacatttgaataattacatgtattatgcaatatactgattaaccgattttttttatcattttcattcattattgcTCTTGTCCTCTACACTGGGCTTATCTGTTTGATTGCGTAAGGTTTCTAAGGTTCTAAACTAGTAGTACACAATctatatttttagattttttagaaGTGAGtttctgtataattatatattgattATAAATTTACCATTTCTTCATAAAAATCATTCTTGAATTCCAGTGTCGATAATAGAGACATAAttcttatttttgaaaatgtcaaGAATTATTACTCACATAGGTACCAAGAAAGACTTGGGAGTGAACTCAGAAATAATCGGATTTGTTATATCAACTGCTCATGTAAGTAATATTCTATATGCTatctgtgtacatgtataaaatttacaattattatgaTGTGTATATTGCTTGACAACGGATAAAGCACTGTGTCAATCTTGAGTACAAtattttagcataaaatatgcaagattgaataatataatggaaaatatttGGGCATTTGAATGACGTTGACCCGAcatcaaattttgtaaatattcatttaattagaCATCAAAATTCGGTCTGTAAGACGGCAGATTTAGTCAAACCAAAATCTGATTTGCTTAAAACAGAAGTCGATGTCCAACTGACAATTCATATGACATaatgatatcaatatatttaaatatgataatgactgtagttttataaaataacaaggCGGTATTCGAGTTCAAGGCAAAATCATTAAGTAACAGCAAACGCATACCCTACGTTTCCAAGACCTGAAACTTTGATTCGATTTTCAGAAAGAACGTTCATACTGAGAGGACTCCAGTTGTTGTCTCCGGGACACCGCTCTTTAACCATAACGAAACCAGCTCTTCAATCATCAAACATTTGTCACCAACAAATTTTactgattttgtatttttattaacaaagaaatatgCTCCAAGATTATATGCATGGAGTCGacgttgtttatttattttgattcttAATGTTGTTAGCAAATACTTGGTGAAAACttcttgagaaaaagtttgGTCGACGGTACAAAGGTAAATAACTCGGACATGTTTGATAAACATGTAGAGTTGTATAGCTTTGTCAAATTCTTATCAGAACATACGAATAGTTACTAAAACAACGTTTACATTTTTTAGTTTACACGATTTTTACCAAAAGTTCAAAACATACGTCTGTATTcaagaaaattgtaaaatcagCTAAGAGAGACAAGACTTTTCTTTTCTAGATTTGATTCATTGTTCATTATTTCAAATGTCACCTTTTTTTATGCATGTCATGATTTTCGCGGAGGAAAAGTGATATTAAGTTAATAATCATAATCATTTCCTTTCTTTTTAATACAACATGAACACAATATTTAGGATTTTTAGCAGAATAACGTAATAAAATAGCAAAGGCATAAAagttacaactttttttttcattttataatattcaggtaaatataatatatcacAGAATGccataaatacacatgtatatatcagATAGAAAAACAGACATTTTCTCAGCGCTATGCAACTTCACAGGGACGAATTTGttcaataattattatatatagatTACATGACATACAAATGATCATTACTACCTAAGGATAGCCTATAAAAGCTTTGTTAAAAAGCTTATTTCAAATGGGATCCTTATACACGTATGACggttaagttaaaaaaaaaaacaaatttacacaGTGGAATTTTGGCAGGATACTTGATACTATTTTTGATGAAGAAAATACTAGTAGTCAGAatatgacttctggtcaaaataacaacaaaaagttCTCGTATTAGCAACAAATGTTTGTGACCGGATACTGTAAAAAATACTTAGTATACAAATTCACATAAAACTCTCAGGACCACCAAACATGGATCAAACAGCAGCCTGCACCCTTTTATTGAATGCTGCATTGTGGACTAGTGtcattcaaacaaaattattgatatcaagtGTAGAAGTATGCCACCATACAAGTGTTCATTTTCacgagtaaaaaaaaacaagcagcTTCAGTGAAAGTTTTTTTGGTTTGGACCAAACGAACTCTGGCGGAAGTTTGATGTCCCGTATTCACGAGGGGTTAAGAAGATGACACGTTAACGATAGACAGGCGTTCGTATGTTAGCATGTCTTTGCTTTAACAGAATCATTTGATCCTCTGACTCACTGAGtactttttgcaatttatacAGAAACACAATGGATTTAAATGTATAGAGTTTTTAGGTGGAGATATAccagttgattttaaaaagtctcaAAACAACCATGGGGTGAATCATCACTTACTTTAGTCTTTGGtatcattatttaaatatttctatg
The nucleotide sequence above comes from Magallana gigas chromosome 2, xbMagGiga1.1, whole genome shotgun sequence. Encoded proteins:
- the LOC105318031 gene encoding myogenesis-regulating glycosidase isoform X1 encodes the protein MSLQTGPIVRRCSIVLFLVGLSLGTQNDGGDNVGDSGDYCDADGCGAVRRKLVYNEDSVSLAITENGVKFIEQFLPSSLKSLPSTDCRESRGDFCLTWGDSIKAVVKRKALKGHGCFEMNFSSRPTSNTLPTSCIPLDGAAWYGGAELHTQRWPLNDVDLPMQPFISNDIVPEKSSFGNVLEPYWINSKGVGLFVDDSTPLHVAINEKKSRLLCLQAKYQEPHFPRAMSEYITLNYTICKQRNVREIRNFVHDLLFDIPSGMPDKRMMKSPIWSTWARYKTLINQTKVLQLAAEIKSHGFSNSQIEIDDKLTTKYGDFDFDPEKFPDPLGLVQQLKTDGFRTTVWITPFANLDSDAFMEGVEKGYWLRDVSGKVPALVKWWQGIGGIVDVTNEDAIEWFVGRLREMQTEFHIDSFKFDAGEMTYLPSSYSTKYRLGNPGFFTTLYVDMVSRFGDMIEVRCGYKSQRHPVFVRMGDKESNWGYENGFKTLIPTILTLGILGYPYVLPDMIGGNGYGENLGIDVVLPERELYIRWLQLSAYLPSMQFSFVPWDFDEEVVEIAREMVKVHEDIVTPLLYQASTEAQKSGAPLIRPLWWIEPDAEEALNCDDEFLVGDSLLVAPITDRGSRSRDIYIPRGEWRDNLRNRKVTGPVTLRNYEISLQQIATFDRIKQ